The Pseudomonas solani genome segment CTGCATGGGCAGGCCGTGCTCGAGCAGCGCGCCCAGGTGGTGGATGGGGTGAAGAAACTGATCAAGCAGCAGGTGGGGGCGAGCGCACTGGCCGAAGGCTGGAACGCGGTGCCGCTGATCCTGTTGTTCGACTGGTTCTGCGACTGGGCGCAACTGATGCTGCGCTACCAGCTGACCCATGACGAGCAAGGCCTGGGCCTGGCCGACATGCGCAAGGTGGTCCAGTACCTCGCCGACAAGGCGCCCCAGCACAAGGTGCTGGCGTTCCAGGACTGGTTGCTGCAGCAGCGGCAGAAGGTGCTCGGCAAGGCCAACCTCAACCGTGTCTTGCTTCTCGAAGCCTTGCTGGTGCAGTGGGCAAGCCTGCCCGGACCGGGCTAGAATCCACCGCTGAGCCAGCTAGCCAGGAAAGCCGCATGAGCCTGCCACCCAATCTGGGCCCGCGTAACGGGATTCTGTCCTTGACCATCAAGGACAAGTCCGTGCTGTATGCCGCCTATATGCCCTTCATCAAGAACGGCGGCCTGTTCATCCCGACGAACAAGAGCTACAAGCTCGGCGACGAAGTGTTCATGCTCCTCAACCTCATGGACGAGCAGGAGAAAATCCCGGTGGCCGGCAAGGTCGTCTGGATTACCCCCAAGGGGGCACAAGGCAACCGTGCCGCCGGTATCGGCGTACAGTTCAACGATGGCGACACCGGTGCTCGCAACAAGATCGAGACCTACCTCGCCGGCGCCCTCAAGTCGGACCGCCCGACCCACACCATGTAAGAAGGGCTCCCGCCCACCGCGTCGACTCCGGTCGGCGCCTCTCCTGACGTTCAAGTGATCCGAAACATGCTGGTCGATTCCCACTGTCACCTCGATCGCCTCGATCTTGCCGCCCATGGCGGTTCCCTCGATGCGACGCTGGATGCTGCACGCGCCCGTGGCGTCGGGCATTTCCTCTGCATCGGCGTCAGCGCCGACAACGCCGCTGCGGTCAAGGACCTGGCCAGTCGCTACGCCGACGTGCACTGCTCGGTCGGCGTCCACCCGCTGGATCTCGCTCCCGGTGAAGCGCCTGCACTGGATTGGCTGCTGGGCGAGCTGGACCACCCCCGCGTCGCCGCCATCGGTGAAACCGGCCTCGATTACCACTACGAGCCCGAAGCCGCCGAACTGCAGCAGCAGGCCTTCCGCCTTCATCTGGAAGCCGCGAGCATCACCGGCAAGCCGGTGATCGTGCACACCCGCGAGGCCCGCGCCGATACCCTGGCGCTGCTGCGCGAGGCGGCGCTGCCCCAGGCGGGCGTGCTGCATTGCTTCACCGAGGATTGGGAGATGGCCAAGGCGGCGCTGGATATCGGTTTCTACATCTCGCTTTCCGGCATCGTCACCTTCCGCAATGCCGACGCGCTGCGCGACGTGGCGCGGCAGGTGCCTGCCGACCGCCTGCTGGTGGAAACCGATTCGCCTTACCTCGCGCCCATCCCCCACCGCGGCAAGCCGAACCTCCCGCAGTACGTGCGTGAGGTCGCCGAGTTCCTGGCGCAACTGAGGGGCGTGGAGTTCGAGCGCTTCGCCGAGCAGACCACTGAGAACTTCCAGCGCCTGTTCCCCCTGGCGCGCCTGGCGGGCTAAAACTCGCGGGCAAAAAAAACCCGGGTTCTGGGGGATGAATCCGGGTCAAGACCATTAGGAGTAAAACAAAGGTACGCGATCCTCGGTACCTCGACTGACGGGGCACTTGGGGGGAGATGCCGCACGCCAGTCATTTGAGTATTGGCCAATATCCCCCTGCGTCCAGATGCCGCTGCTCGTTTTTTAAACAGATTTGGAATACGCGGAAGGCGGCTGAGTCCTCAAGCGTCTGCTTGCAGGGTTGGCACCTGGGTGTGACGGCTCCGCCTGTTCCTGACCGGGCTGCGCTCAATGGTCGCACCCCGGATTGCTGCAGGAGCTCAGTTCTTTTTGCGTAAGTAGGGTGGGGAGACGGCTTGAAAGCCCACTGCCTGATGGCTTGGCGTTCACCCGTGTAACCCCTGGAACCCTTCTGGTTCGCGGTTTCCTGCCGTTCAGGTGGGGTGCTGAAACATGCAGAACCCATCTGGCAATAGGCTCATAGTCGGATGATCCGTGCATTTTGGCGCTAGTTAGGCATAATACCCGGCTTGATTTTTGACCCTACAGTCCCTTTATGCAGAAAGAACCCCGTAAAGTCCGTGAGTTTCGCCGCCGCGAGCAGGAAATCCTCGACACCGCTCTGAAACTGTTCCTCGAGCAGGGTGAAGACAGCGTCACCGTCGAGATGATCGCCGACGCGGTGGGCATCGGCAAAGGCACCATCTACAAGCACTTCAAGTCCAAGGCGGAGATCTACCTGCGCCTGATGCTCGACTACGAGCGTGACCTGAACGAGCTGCTGCATTCCGCGGACGTGGACCGTGACAAGGAAGCGTTGTCGCGCGCCTACTTCGAGTTCCGCATGCGCGACCCGCAGCGCTACCGCCTGTTCGACCGCCTGGAAGAGAAGGTGGTGAAGAACAGCCAGGTGCCCGAGATGGTCGAGCAGCTGCACAAGATCCGTGCCTCCAACTTCGAGCGCCTGACCCAGCTGATCAAGGGCCGCATCGCCGAAGGCAAGCTGGAAGACGTGCCGCCCTATTTCCACTACTGCGCGGCCTGGGCCCTGGTGCATGGCGCCGTGGCGCTCTACCACTCGCCGTTCTGGAGCAACGTCCTGGAAGATCAGGAAGGCTTCTTCCAGTTCCTCATGGATATCGGCGTGCGCATGGGCAACAAGCGCAAGCGCGAGAATGACGCGCCATCGGGCTGAGTGATCCTTCTGGTCCCGGCTGCTAAGCCATGGGACAGGATGGGGCGCAGCGATATACTGCGCCCTGTCCCCCGTCGGAGCGCCCCATGATCGTCGACCGCCAAGGCAGGCGCTTCCGCAACCTGCGCATCAGCCTCACCGCCGCCTGCAACTACGCGTGCACCTACTGCGTGCCGGATGGCAAGCGCCTGGTCGCGGCGCAGGACGAACTCTCCGCCGAAGCCATGGTGCGCGGTGTCTCCTACCTGATGGAAGCCGCCGGCATCGAGCGTTTGCGCATCACCGGTGGCGAGCCGCTGGTGAGCCCCAAGCTCGACCACTTCCTTCGTGGCGTCAGCTGCCTCGGCCTCGACGACATCAGCCTCACCACCAATGGCCAGCTGCTTTCGCGCAAGCTGCCGTTGCTGGTCGATTGCGGCATTCGCCGTATCAATGTTTCCCTGGACACCCTCGACGCGGACGCCTTCCGTGGCATCGCCCGTGGCGGCGACCTGAAGACCGTGCTGCAGGGGCTGGCCGATGCGAAAGCGGCGGGGCTGAAGATCAAGCTCAACATGGTGCCCCTGCGCGGGCAGAACCTCGATCAGGTCCTGCCGCTGCTGGAGTACTGCCTGGAAAACGGTTTCGAGCTGCGTTTCATCGAGCTGATGCGCATGGGCCATTTGGCCCGTGATGGCGTCGGCTTCCAGCAACAGTTCATCGGGCTCGACGAACTGCTCGCCCTGATCGGCGAACGCCACGAATTCGTCCAGGCCGAGGCGCCGGTGGATGCCACCGCGCTGCGCTACCAGATACCCGGCCTCGGCCACTTCGGCATCATCGCCAACGAAAGCGTGCCTTTCTGCCGCACCTGTTCGCGCCTGCGCCTGTCTTCAACTGGGTGGCTGCATGGCTGCCTGTCGTCGAGCAACCGCCACTACGTCGGCGACCTGCTGGAGAAGCCGCGCCACCAGGCCCTGCCCGGGCTGCAGCGGCTGTTGGTGAAGGCCCTGGCGGACAAGCAGGACATCGCCTTCTCCGGCGGCGTCACCGTCATGAAGATCATTGGCGGTTGAGCGCCCGTACGCCCTGTGCCGTTAAACGCAGCTTGCGCGATTCAGGTCGTGAGATTGCGTTCGTCGTCCGCCTGGCCCGCCAGCAGCGCCTCGAAGTCAGGAACGCATCGCCATCGCGCCGGTGATTCTCCGGCGGCATATGACTCGTCACAGGCGGAACGAGGCGACGGCGGACTTGAGCTCCACGGCCAGGCGCGACAGGTCCTGGCTGGAGGAGCGGGTCTGGCTGGCTCCCGCCGAGGTCTGGGTGGACAGGTCGCGGATGTTGACCAGGCTGCGGTCGACCTCGCGTGCTACAGCTGCCTGTTGCTCGGCAGCGCTGGCGACCTGGACGTTCTGTTCGTTGATCGAGGCGATGGTCCGGGCGATGTCGCCCAGGCTGCCATCGGCGGCCTGGGCGAGGTCCACCGTCGTCTGGGCCAGGCGCGAACTGCTCTGCATCGTGGCGACGGTGGCGCTGGCCTCCTGCTGCAGCTGGTTCACCATCTGCTCGATTTCCTGGGTGGATTGCTGGGTGCGCTGTGCCAGCAGGCGAACCTCATCGGCCACCACCGCGAAGCCGCGCCCCTGCTCGCCGGCACGGGCGGCCTCGATGGCGGCGTTGAGGGCCAGGAGGTTGGTCTGCTCGGCGATCGAGCGGATCACATCGAGCACCTTGCCGACGTCCTGCATCTGCCGGGCGAGCTTCTCGACACGCTCGGCGCTGCCGGTCACGTCGGTCGCCAGGGCGTTGATCGAGCGCACCGTCTCACCCACCTGCTCGCGGCCATGGCGCGTGGCGGTGTCGGCCTGGCGCGAGGCGTCCATGGTCGTGGCCGCGTTGTGCGCCACCCCATCCACCGCCGCACTCATCTGGTTGCAGGCCGTGGCCGCCTGCTCGATTTCCTGGTTCTGCCGCAGGAGGTCCCGGCTGCTGTCTTCGGTCACCGCATGCAGTTGCTCGGAGGCCGAGGCGAGCTGGGTGGAGGAGTCGGCGATGAGGCTGATGGTCTGCCGCAGGTTCTGCTGCATGCCGCGCAGGGCGCTCATGAGGGAGGTCGCCTCGTCGTGCCCTTCAACCGGAATGTCACGGCTCAGGTCGCCCTGGGATACCTGGCTCGCCACTTCGACCGCCTGGTTCAGCGGCCTCACGATGCTGCGCGAGAGGAGGAGGGCAAGGATGACGGCCAGGCCGACGGCCCCGGCGAGGATCAGCCAGACCAGCAGGTTGGCGTGTTGGAATGCGGAGTTGCTGGCCGTCGAGGCCTGCCTGGCTCCCTCCTCATTGATTTCGATCAAGGCCTTGAGGTCGGTGCTGAGCGCACTGCCCAGTTCATTGAGCCTGGTGGTGACGATCGATTCGGCTTCTTCCCGCTCACCGGCTGCCAAGTGTTCTATCACTGCGCGGCGGACCTCCAGGTAGCCGCGCAGGTGCTCGACATAGCGATCGAAGAGCTTCTGCTCCTCGTCGCTCGAAATCAGTTTGCTGTAGGTGTCCCGGGCTTTTTGCAGGGTGGCTTCGTCCGTGACGAGGCGGGCCTTGGCCGCTTCATCGAATGTCACCAGGGCCCGCAGCGTGGAGGCTCGAAGCTGGAGGGTCGCCTCGTCCATGTGGCTGATCGCGACGATGCTGGGCAGCCAGTTTCCATCGACCGCTTGGGAGCTGTCATGCATCTGGTGCATCTGCATCAGGGAGCCGCCCCCGACCAGCATCAACAAGGTGACCAGCACTGCAAAGCCTGCATTGATGCGGGTGGAGACACGCAAAGAGCGAATCAGCATGATGATCTCCCAAGTTGCACGGGTGTAGCGATGGGTATGCCCGGTAGAAGGTCTAGGTCATGGGCGGATGTTTAACGAGCCGTTCGTGAAAAGTGCGTGAATTCAAGAATACGGCCATCTCAGGGTGACGTTACCGCGATGGCAAGTTCATATGCCTGGGTCACTGATGGCAAAGTGCTTTTAGCGTATTTCCAGTTGTTCTCATGGTATTTCCATTGGCGACAGGCGGTATCAGACTTTAGTGGCTAGTTGAATTGTCGATAATAATTCGCACTGGAATTCGCTTGCCGTTATTGATTGCAGATAGCGCTCTATTGCGCAGGGCCCGTCTTGTCGAGCTGTGTCGCATCGGCGATTTCAACAGCGCGTGTAATCATCCAGGCCCTTGTGATCCTTACACCGCTAGCCTTTCTTGATACCCGAACCACTCGCTGGCAATAACGCTGCAAGTTCGATGTTCCTGAATCGGCTGCAATCCCGTCCTGCTTCCTTGGCCTCGTACAAGGCGGCATCCGAAAACTCGAGAAGCCTTGCGATATCCGGTACGACTTCATTGCTTTCACTGGAATGCGGCCAACTGGGACTTTCTTCATCGAAACTGGCGACGCCGATTGAAACAGTCACTTTCCCGTGGGGGCTGTCGAGATGAGGGATATTCAAGTGCCTGACGCTGTCCCCCAGTTGGTCGGCTATACGGCAGGCACCGACATGGTCGGTTTCGGGAAATAGCACGGCGAACTCTTCACCCCCATAGCGGGCCACCAGGTCGGCGGGCCTGTTGATGCTGGCGCGTAGGGCATGGGCGACGGCGATCAGGCACTGGTCGCCCTGCAAGTGGCCGTTACGGTCGTTGTAGCGTTTGAAGTAGTCGATATCCATCAGCAGCAACGAGAAGGGCTGCCCGTTGCGGCGGGTCCTGAGCCATTCACGTTCGATGTTCTGATCGAGGAAGCGGCGGTTGGCCAGGCCTGTCAGACCGTCGGTTTGCGCCAGCAGGTTGAGCCGGTCCATGGCCAGCTTCAGGTGCAGGTGCGTCTTCACCCGCGCATTGACGATGGCGGGGCGTATGGGCTTGCCGATGAAGTCCACCGCGCCCAGGGCGAGGCCCGCTTCCTCCATGCTCGCCTCGGTATGGCTGGTGATGAAGATGACCGGGACGTCGCGCAACTCCTTTTCTGTTTTCATCCGTTCACAGACCTCGAAGCCGCCCATGCCGGGCATTTCGGCATCCAGCAGGACCAGGTCGGGCCTTTCCTCCCGTGCCGCCCGGAGTGCATCGGGGCCGTTGGTGGCGAAGCGGACCTTGCCGAGACGGCCGATCGCCTTGCTGAGGATGCGGATCGCCGAGGTGTCGTCATCCACGATCAGCAGGGAGGGTGTGTAGTCCATGGGTGTCACTCCTTGGCCACGAGGCCTGCGGATTCGAGCAGGTGCAGCGCCTGCTCGAAGTCCAGGTTGTCTATCGCCTGCCAGACCTGCTCGGCCAGTGCCTGGCTCGAAACCTGGATGGCGGGGCATGCCTGGGCGAACTGCTCCAGCGCGGCCATGTCGTGGTCGCGCAGGTGGTCGACCAGTCTCGCCAGCGCGGGGCCCGCTGCCAGATGGTCCGCGTCGCTGCGGGGGAGGGTGATCTCCTCGATGACGTCCGTCTGGCGTTCGAGTTCTAGATAGGCCTCCACCAACTGCCCGAGCAGTGTCGGCAGGTTTGGGGCGTCGGGTTCGATCCGTAGCAGGGTCTCCGCCTCACCTGCAAGCTTGTGAAGGCACTGGGCACCGAGCATCCCCGCCGCCCCTCTGAGCTTGTGCAGGCGCGCTGTCAGCCCGGGCGGGTCGTCCTGAAGGCGTCGCTGGGTCGCCTCGTCGTCGCGGAATTCGCGGAACTCGCTGAACAGCCGTCGCAGCG includes the following:
- a CDS encoding TatD family hydrolase; protein product: MLVDSHCHLDRLDLAAHGGSLDATLDAARARGVGHFLCIGVSADNAAAVKDLASRYADVHCSVGVHPLDLAPGEAPALDWLLGELDHPRVAAIGETGLDYHYEPEAAELQQQAFRLHLEAASITGKPVIVHTREARADTLALLREAALPQAGVLHCFTEDWEMAKAALDIGFYISLSGIVTFRNADALRDVARQVPADRLLVETDSPYLAPIPHRGKPNLPQYVREVAEFLAQLRGVEFERFAEQTTENFQRLFPLARLAG
- a CDS encoding PilZ domain-containing protein, which translates into the protein MSLPPNLGPRNGILSLTIKDKSVLYAAYMPFIKNGGLFIPTNKSYKLGDEVFMLLNLMDEQEKIPVAGKVVWITPKGAQGNRAAGIGVQFNDGDTGARNKIETYLAGALKSDRPTHTM
- a CDS encoding GGDEF domain-containing response regulator — translated: MDYTPSLLIVDDDTSAIRILSKAIGRLGKVRFATNGPDALRAAREERPDLVLLDAEMPGMGGFEVCERMKTEKELRDVPVIFITSHTEASMEEAGLALGAVDFIGKPIRPAIVNARVKTHLHLKLAMDRLNLLAQTDGLTGLANRRFLDQNIEREWLRTRRNGQPFSLLLMDIDYFKRYNDRNGHLQGDQCLIAVAHALRASINRPADLVARYGGEEFAVLFPETDHVGACRIADQLGDSVRHLNIPHLDSPHGKVTVSIGVASFDEESPSWPHSSESNEVVPDIARLLEFSDAALYEAKEAGRDCSRFRNIELAALLPASGSGIKKG
- a CDS encoding methyl-accepting chemotaxis protein, with amino-acid sequence MLIRSLRVSTRINAGFAVLVTLLMLVGGGSLMQMHQMHDSSQAVDGNWLPSIVAISHMDEATLQLRASTLRALVTFDEAAKARLVTDEATLQKARDTYSKLISSDEEQKLFDRYVEHLRGYLEVRRAVIEHLAAGEREEAESIVTTRLNELGSALSTDLKALIEINEEGARQASTASNSAFQHANLLVWLILAGAVGLAVILALLLSRSIVRPLNQAVEVASQVSQGDLSRDIPVEGHDEATSLMSALRGMQQNLRQTISLIADSSTQLASASEQLHAVTEDSSRDLLRQNQEIEQAATACNQMSAAVDGVAHNAATTMDASRQADTATRHGREQVGETVRSINALATDVTGSAERVEKLARQMQDVGKVLDVIRSIAEQTNLLALNAAIEAARAGEQGRGFAVVADEVRLLAQRTQQSTQEIEQMVNQLQQEASATVATMQSSSRLAQTTVDLAQAADGSLGDIARTIASINEQNVQVASAAEQQAAVAREVDRSLVNIRDLSTQTSAGASQTRSSSQDLSRLAVELKSAVASFRL
- a CDS encoding TetR/AcrR family transcriptional regulator, whose protein sequence is MQKEPRKVREFRRREQEILDTALKLFLEQGEDSVTVEMIADAVGIGKGTIYKHFKSKAEIYLRLMLDYERDLNELLHSADVDRDKEALSRAYFEFRMRDPQRYRLFDRLEEKVVKNSQVPEMVEQLHKIRASNFERLTQLIKGRIAEGKLEDVPPYFHYCAAWALVHGAVALYHSPFWSNVLEDQEGFFQFLMDIGVRMGNKRKRENDAPSG
- a CDS encoding GTP 3',8-cyclase MoaA, which gives rise to MIVDRQGRRFRNLRISLTAACNYACTYCVPDGKRLVAAQDELSAEAMVRGVSYLMEAAGIERLRITGGEPLVSPKLDHFLRGVSCLGLDDISLTTNGQLLSRKLPLLVDCGIRRINVSLDTLDADAFRGIARGGDLKTVLQGLADAKAAGLKIKLNMVPLRGQNLDQVLPLLEYCLENGFELRFIELMRMGHLARDGVGFQQQFIGLDELLALIGERHEFVQAEAPVDATALRYQIPGLGHFGIIANESVPFCRTCSRLRLSSTGWLHGCLSSSNRHYVGDLLEKPRHQALPGLQRLLVKALADKQDIAFSGGVTVMKIIGG